The Sediminicola sp. YIK13 genomic sequence TTAGGTGGTAAATTTTTTTTGTCATGACCGGGAACAATTTTAAGGTAAATTCACTGCAAAGAAACCCAATTCAAATGGATTGTACTATTTTTATAAAAAAATCAGGACATTGGAATACTTACTTGACATTACCCTTCAGAACAGAAATATATTATACAAATTCCTCACAGAAATACCGAGGGAAAAACTCTTCAAAATTCCGGAAGGCTTTAATAACAATATATGGTGGAATATTGTACATGTAGTGGTTACCCAGCAATTATTGGTCTATAAAATGAGTAATCTTCAGATGAGGGTCGATGATGAAATGGTAGAGGCTTATAAAAAAGGGACATTTCCAAAAGGTGAAGCATCAGAGGAGGAGATAAAAAAAGTGGCCGCACTTTTGCTATCTACTGTGGAATGGTTGAAAGAGGATTATGAGAATGGTCTTTTCAAGGAATTCAACAAGTATACAACAAGTGTAAACGTTACTTTGAGCAAGGTGGAAGATTCAATTGCTTTCAATACCTTTCATGAAGGCCTGCACCTTGGGTCCATTCTTGCATTAAAAAGGGCCGTCGAAAATTAATCGGCTTTATACTTTACTTTATAGGTCAAATAATCTGCAATCTCCCTATAGGGCAAGTTCAATACAATAGGACCATCGGCATAAGAAGCTACTTCATATTGGTCGTAGTATAGTTTTAGTCCCTCGTTTGTAAATCCAATGTTCTCCGAAAGATAAAAGCTGTTGTCATCGAACATAAACCCCGTACTATTGATTGATTTTTCCAATGGGACATGTTCTTGGACCCTGAATTTAGTTTCAGCAAAACGCATAAAAACGTCAAGATCCTTAAATAATTCCCAGTTTTCCAGTTCCAAACCTTTCTTTTTGTCGAAGTTTAAAAACCTTGTGGGGGCATAGCCGTGTGCTCCACCGGTAAAAATATAGGTCTTTAATTGGATAGTTACGATATTTTCATCCTCATAGGCCACCTCTCCATCGATCTTCGCTTCCCATCCTATGGATTCATCCGGAAACTTGTTTTTTTGAATGGTGTACCCATTTTTAAAAGAGGCAATTGCCTCCTCAATGGAGGAAACGTCCATCCCATCTTCAAAAGTCAACAAGTAGATGATTTCTTCTTTAAGCGAATTGTTAATGGTTTTCGCGATTTTGGAATCCTCCAGGGCATTGGGAATAGTTATTTGTACACTGGGACAATTCTCACAGCTATCACTTAAATATTTGGAAGGGGCAAAAGCTATTTTATCTTCTTTTTCACAACTGACAAAAATAAGACCAAGTACTGTTAACAAAGAAAATAGCTTTTTCATAGGAATGGGTTGAATGAATTCACAAAAGTAATGCTTCATTGCATTCATCAAAAGATAACAATACATTTGTAAGAGAATATTTTTATATGAGCGAAAAAGGCTTGGGATTCAACAGTAAAACGATTCATGGTGGACAACATCCGGACAAGGCATATGGTGCGGTAATGCCGCCAATATATCAAACCTCCACCTATGCCCAGACGACCCCGGGCGGTCATCAGGGATTTGAATATTCACGAAGCGCAAACCCCACAAGGACTGCGTTGGAGAACTCCTTGGCCAGCATAGAGAATGGAAATTACGGATTGGCCTTTGGAAGTGGCTTGGCAGCCATAGATGCCGTTATAAAGTTATTGTCCACTGGAGATGAGGTGGTTACTACGAATGATCTTTATGGCGGAAGCTATAGGTTGTTCAAAAAGATATTTGAAAAATTTGGCATCACCTTCCATTTTATAGGGATGCAAAATTCGGAAAACATAGCCGATCATATCAATGAAAAGACAAAACTAATCTGGGTAGAGACGCCTACAAATCCCATGATGAACATCATTGATATTGTGGCTGTTTCCAAACTGGCAAAGAAGCATAATATTCTATTGGCCGTTGACAATACATTTGCCACGCCTTATCTCCAACTTCCATTGGATTTAGGGG encodes the following:
- a CDS encoding DinB family protein; this encodes MEYLLDITLQNRNILYKFLTEIPREKLFKIPEGFNNNIWWNIVHVVVTQQLLVYKMSNLQMRVDDEMVEAYKKGTFPKGEASEEEIKKVAALLLSTVEWLKEDYENGLFKEFNKYTTSVNVTLSKVEDSIAFNTFHEGLHLGSILALKRAVEN
- a CDS encoding DUF3298 and DUF4163 domain-containing protein; translation: MKKLFSLLTVLGLIFVSCEKEDKIAFAPSKYLSDSCENCPSVQITIPNALEDSKIAKTINNSLKEEIIYLLTFEDGMDVSSIEEAIASFKNGYTIQKNKFPDESIGWEAKIDGEVAYEDENIVTIQLKTYIFTGGAHGYAPTRFLNFDKKKGLELENWELFKDLDVFMRFAETKFRVQEHVPLEKSINSTGFMFDDNSFYLSENIGFTNEGLKLYYDQYEVASYADGPIVLNLPYREIADYLTYKVKYKAD